A region from the Aegilops tauschii subsp. strangulata cultivar AL8/78 chromosome 5, Aet v6.0, whole genome shotgun sequence genome encodes:
- the LOC109732154 gene encoding uncharacterized protein — MNYNAKLKNGGRPPPGASTYATSIKTFIPVTLDLHDSNYAKWRELFLVALGRYGLSNHVLSKNTPSDTSLTSDWGRDDFTVLSWIYASISLELFDIIMKPGSITKQVWDTIANMFRDNKKSRALALDAKFCNTTQGDMTISAYRAKLKTLSDALDDVKQPAPDPEPIP, encoded by the exons ATGAACTACAACGCCAAGCTGAAGAATGGGGGTAGGCCGCCCCCTGGGGCCTCCACGTATGCCACCTCCATCAAGACCTTCATCCCCGTCACACTTGATCTCCACGACTCCAACTACGCCAAGTGGCGTGAGCTGTTCCTCGTCGCTCTCGGTCGCTATGGTCTCTCCAATCATGTTCTCTCAAAGAATACCCCATCGGATACCTCCCTCACCTCTGATTGGGGTCGCGATGACTTCACTGTCCTCTCATGGATTTATGCCTCGATTTCTCTCGAGCTCTTCGACATCATCATGAAACCAGGTTCCATCACGAAGCAAGTTTGGGACACCATCGCCAACATGTTCCGAGACAATAAGAAGAGTCGTGCTCTGGCTCTCGACGCAAAATTTTGCAACACAACTCAAGGGGACATGACGATCTCCGCCTACCGTGCCAAGCTCAAGACTCTCTCCGATGCACTTGATGATGTCAAGCAGCCG GCTCCCGACCCGGAACCTATCCCTtga